A section of the Salmo trutta chromosome 4, fSalTru1.1, whole genome shotgun sequence genome encodes:
- the LOC115192664 gene encoding zinc finger protein 79-like yields MSQIQLLRVFLNDRLTAAAEEIFGVVEKTVAEYQEEVVRLQRLLDIVLQPEINLQRADLQQRTLSVSEEEVPPEQQHCEQEWSPSLGQEDTEPIQIKEEEEELRTSQEEEQLKGLEAETIEFIFNPVCVKSDCDEDPTQPSHLYQAQKEDNGARDTLPSTTTEKIKTEPDGDIYVESEPTSLSQPFSAVNPDCSAAQSENSQSVSGMETGGPPSGFNPVKSKRTKMMKGQSSCVKKSTQLSLLKSPSQSHDTPCCCKVCDKSFHHMGSLLKHVKTHRKDKEGICGVCGKCMEFTESMKDHLQTHIAARFCCDVCSKWFSTNSKLTVHMRSHTGEKPFSCPVCGTCFMQNGGLKIHMRIHTGEKPYRCYCCGQGFSTGSAMKRHIRIHTGEKPFCCPDCGKSFTRKGHLKIHMMTHTGEKPHSCPDCGKGFSIASNLSVHMRRIHTGEKSQRIQHWHQSESAHEDSQGRDHTDVPIVED; encoded by the exons ATGTCTCAAATACAGTTATTGAGGGTTTTTCTGAACGATAGATTAACAGCTGCTGCTGAGGAGATATTTGGGGTCGTTGAAAAAACGGTAGCAGAGTATCAGGAGGAAGTTGTCCGTCTACAGAGGCTGCTCGACATTGTTCTTCAACCTGAGATAAACCTACAGAGAGCAG acctccagcagcgtactctctctgtctctgaagaggaggttccccctgagcagcagcactgtgagcaggagtggagccccagtctgggACAGGAGGACACAGAGCCCATACAGAttaaagaggaagaggaggaactcagaaccagtcaggaggaagagcagcttaaAGGGCTTGAGGCAGAGACCATAGAGTTCATATTCAATCCTGTCTGTGTGAAAAGTGACTGTGATGAGGACCCAACTCAGCCCTCACATCTCTATCAAGCCCAAAAGGAAGACAACGGAGCGAGAGACACTCTACCCAGTACTACAACTGAAAAGATCAAAACAGAACCTGATGGAGACATCTATGTAGAATCAGAACCaaccagtctctctcagcctttCTCTGCTGTAAATCCAGACTGTTCTGCAGCTCAGAGTGAAAACAGTCAAAGTGTCAGTGGTATGGAGACTGGAGGACCTCCGTCAGGTTTTAACCCAGTCAAATCAAAGAGAACAAAAATGATGAAAGGACAAAGCTCCTGTGTCAAGAAATCTACACAGTTGTCCCTCCTGAAATCACCCAGTCAAAGTCATGATACTCCCTGTTGTTGTAAGGTGTGTGACAAGTCTTTTCATCACATGGGTTCATTACTTAAACACGTGAAAACTCATAGAAAGGATAAAGAAGgtatttgtggtgtgtgtggaaaatgtatggagttcaCAGAAAGTATGAAAGATCACCTCCAAACCCACATTGCAGCTAGATTTTGTTGTGATGTTTGTAGTAAATGGTTCAGCACAAACAGTAAGCTCACAGTGCACATGCGGagccacacaggggagaaaccttttTCCTGCCCTGTTTGTGGTACATGCTTCATGCAGAATGGAGGTCTGAAAATACACATGAgaatccacacaggggagaagccataTCGTTGTTATTGTTGTGGACAAGGATTCAGCACTGGCAGTGCTATGAAAAGGCACATTAGgattcacacaggggagaagccattTTGCTGCCCTGATTGTGGCAAATCATTCACTCGTAAGGGACATCTAAAAATACACATGATgacccacacaggggagaaaccacaTAGCTGCCCTGATTGTGGCAAAGGGTTCAGCATTGCCAGTAATCTGTCAGTGCACATGAGGaggattcacacaggagagaaaagtCAAAGGATTCAGCACTGGCACCAATCTGAAAGTGCACATGAGGACTCACAGGGGAGAGACCATACTGATGTCCCTATAGTAGAAGATTAA